A window of Lytechinus pictus isolate F3 Inbred chromosome 7, Lp3.0, whole genome shotgun sequence contains these coding sequences:
- the LOC129265612 gene encoding uncharacterized protein LOC129265612 has protein sequence MSFPLTEEPVVNTPLSSDVRLTDGNDFWMGKLEIRGNETWKPVCINSWSKRDSKTACLSMGFSDVIQYDSIESKRIILDDVSCTGNEDNILDCAHRPLFKHNCRHYEDAGVTCDHGSDLPEPPIPLSSAIRLQDGKVFWEGRVEIFYDGSWNTICDDYWDYPQAKVVCRMLGYNDSSTAIPHLQNEFPDVMTTIQRDDLQCGVMTETLIEDCIFLPATTSCYEQVTIQCKPYSKEEDVRLVEVFHPWQRTVEGRWNGTWYPICDDGWDILAGEVVCRVLGFEAVDHVFIGLPSSNTRTYLLDDITCDGSETGIMDCGHGQLLEHDCSQEEHAGLLCLPDVRLIGEEYSSSGIVEVYYNNSWETLCMSSDDKDLAHTICHTLGYNSFTLTEIDLDKKVHDFSLLRFTCDKFNSITDCYRYQVLDSEEARTCSDAERVVGVNCKPVDPCEERQCPDSSICVETGADTTWQCLIECVFVPLAHCLYEDIEDECAWDGVIPTSTTPEYSYYYSFSSSWSSSSSSSSSSSSSASSFPSSTSSTATQNEPSSNYESELNSLTSVSTSQSPATNFFSDYRHSRLSGSFSFNSTTVAIQRCLYNIFLPKATEFVVILNSSRYDPELVQVKVYKGYDYSQRSTVYISSAHQNPPYYLRVDYFSVWIEVQTMVENSTMDIDYIAECTENSPDMLDDCLFPLGMEATWIANDQITATSSIDKNHAAHQARLYGSSSWRPDLSDTDPFIEITLQEDYVIKGLIVQGGGGDDRYWVKEFSLEYGVQEQFVYLLDPHKLNDNGTNIAIFEGNSEYYCVKYILLPPGLITDRLRLRPIQERPIALRMELLGCLPKVCNTSDTGHEASPIFLTHPLQQGDISFDDNGTSQYWSVRT, from the exons ATGTCATTCCCTCTTACTGAGGAACCAGTGGTAAATACTCCATTGTCATCGGACGTTCGGCTGACAGATGGAAATGACTTTTGGATGGGAAAGCTTGAAATTAGAGGGAATGAAACATGGAAACCTGTTTGTATTAACTCGTGGAGTAAACGAGATTCTAAGACTGCCTGTCTTTCAATGGGTTTCTCCGATGTTATACAATATGATTCGATAGAATCAAAACGTATTATCTTGGATGATGTCTCATGTACTGGTAACGAGGATAATATCTTAGATTGTGCACATCGGCCATTGTTTAAACATAACTGTCGTCATTACGAAGATGCGGGTGTAACGTGCGATCATGGCTCAG ATTTACCTGAACCACCCATTCCTCTGAGCTCAGCAATACGACTTCAAGATGGCAAGGTATTCTGGGAAGGACGTGTGGAGATATTTTACGATGGCTCATGGAATACTATCTGTGATGATTACTGGGACTATCCACAAGCTAAGGTTGTATGTAGGATGCTTGGTTATAACGATTCATCGACTGCTATCCCTCATCTTCAAAACGAATTCCCGGATGTCATGACCACCATTCAGAGGGACGACCTACAATGTGGGGTTATGACTGAAACCTTGATAGAAGATTGCATCTTTCTACCAGCAACCACTTCGTGTTACGAACAAGTAACAATCCAATGCAAACCAT ATTCTAAAGAAGAGGATGTTCGATTGGTTGAGGTCTTCCATCCTTGGCAAAGAACAGTTGAGGGTCGATGGAATGGTACTTGGTATCCAATCTGTGACGATGGATGGGATATATTGGCAGGAGAGGTGGTCTGTCGAGTGCTTGGATTCGAGGCAGTTGATCATGTATTCATTGGTCTACCGAGCAGTAATACCCGTACCTATCTTCTTGATGACATTACATGTGATGGATCCGAGACAGGTATCATGGATTGTGGTCATGGACAACTACTGGAACATGATTGTTCACAAGAAGAACATGCTGGTTTGTTGTGTTTACCAG ATGTACGTCTAATTGGAGAGGAGTACTCATCGAGTGGTATCGTAGAAGTATACTATAATAACTCTTGGGAAACCTTATGCATGTCATCCGATGATAAAGACTTGGCTCACACCATATGCCATACTCTTGGGTACAACTCATTCACCTTAACAGAGATAGACCTTGATAAAAAGGTTCATGATTTCTCATTACTACGGTTCACCTGTGACAAGTTCAACTCGATCACAGATTGCTATCGATACCAAGTCTTAGATTCTGAGGAAGCAAGAACATGTTCTGATGCTGAGCGAGTAGTTGGGGTGAACTGTAAACCAGTGG ATCCTTGCGAGGAAAGGCAATGTCCCGATAGCAGTATCTGCGTGGAAACTGGTGCTGACACGACATGGCAATGTTTAATAGAGTGTGTTTTTGTACCACTAGCTCATTGTCTTTATGAGGATATCGAAGATGAGTGTGCATGGGATGGAG TAATACCTACTTCTACGACGCCAGAATACAGCTACTACTACTCATTTTCATCCTCCTggtcctcctcttcctcttcctcttcctcctcctcctccagcGCATCATCATTCCCTTCGTCAACTTCATCAACAGCGACACAGAATGAACCATCAAGCAATTATGAAAGTGAATTAAATTCATTAACTTCAGTGTCTACAAGCCAATCGCCTGCAACCAATTTCTTCTCTGACTACCGTCATTCAAGATTGTCtggttcattttcattcaatagTACTACCGTCGCCATTCAAAGGTGCCTCTACAACATCTTCTTACCAAAGGCAACGGAGTTTGTAGTTATTCTCAATTCCAGCCGTTACGACCCAGAACTAGTCCAGGTCAAGGTATATAAAGGTTATGATTATAGCCAAAGAAGTACTGTGTATATTAGTAGTGCTCATCAAAATCCGCCCTATTATCTTCGGGTCGACTATTTCAGTGTCTGGATAGAGGTTCAAACAATGGTCGAAAACTCAACTATGGATATTGATTACATCGCAG AATGTACAGAAAATAGTCCCGATATGTTAG ATGACTGTCTATTTCCACTTGGAATGGAAGCAACCTGGATCGCAAATGATCAGATCACAGCTACTAGCTCAATTGACAAGAACCATGCAGCTCATCAGGCTAGATTATATGGATCATCTTCATGGAGACCAGACCTTTCTGACACAGATCCTTTCATTGAG ATCACATTACAAGAGGATTATGTAATAAAAGGTCTGATCGTACAAGGTGGAGGTGGTGATGATCGATACTGGGTAAAAGAATTCTCTCTGGAGTACGGAGTGCAAGAGCAATTCGTTTATCTTCTTGATCCACACAAACTAAATGACAACGGAACG AATATTGCCATTTTCGAAGGTAATTCTGAGTACTATTGTGTCAAGTACATTCTGCTTCCACCCGGGCTAATTACTGACCGTCTTCGTCTAAGACCTATCCAAGAAAGACCAATTGCTCTCAGGATGGAGCTGCTTGGCTGTCTACCAAAAG TTTGTAATACCTCTGACACAGGCCACGAAGCGAGTCCCATATTCCTTACCCATCCACTGCAGCAAGGTGATATATCATTTGATGATAATGGAACTTCACAATATTGGTCGGTAAGAACATGA